From one Lolium rigidum isolate FL_2022 chromosome 4, APGP_CSIRO_Lrig_0.1, whole genome shotgun sequence genomic stretch:
- the LOC124705828 gene encoding F-box/LRR-repeat protein At3g48880-like, producing MGENKSMGKIWEDMETDVLVKIFKELNLVELSPVSQVCRSWRLACSDPLIWGTLDFGLLISNFIQTRASPYIWVDDRSDKRLSKILRLAMAISRGNVNCMIFHYNLYMKDEHLNYISQRSPHLKRLVMPAWNRISKDGICMAIQRWEELESLTMPSIGYPPYIMEELAKKCKNFKELKVMGSFDLLFASAVTTYLPKLKVLSLRCSKVTMGALLCVLNSMEHLEVLNISHCLLFEIATNGRRQVIHELDNNTLERASQLREFHHCQSRQCVACQRMMLDDGILRWYRYEDWFWRRDEVSSLDLKDYGRLFGAQCEMLTSVD from the exons ATGGGAGAGAACAAATCGATGGGAAAAATATGGGAGGACATGGAAACTGATGTCCTCGTGAAGATATTTAAGGAGTTAAACTTGGTTGAGCTGTCACCAGTGTCTCAAGTTTGTCGCTCATGGCGTTTAGCCTGTTCAGATCCGCTTATATGGGGCACCCTTGACTTTGGGCTGCTAATATCCAACTTCATTCAAACAAGAGCATCTCCATATATTTGGGTTGATGATAGATCTGACAAGAGACTTTCAAAAATACTACGGTTGGCAATGGCAATTAGCCGTGGAAATGTTAATTGTATGATATTCCATTACAATCTGTACATGAAAGATGAACACCTGAATTATATCTCACAAAG GTCTCCTCACCTAAAACGACTGGTTATGCCAGCATGGAACCGCATTTCAAAAGATGGAATATGCATGGCTATTCAAAGATGGGAGGAACTAGAGTCCTTAACTATGCCTTCCATTGGTTATCCTCCATATATCATGGAGGAGTTAGCCAAGAAATGCAAGAACTTTAAAGAACTCAAGGTCATGGGTTCATTTGATCTCCTATTTGCTTCAGCAGTTACCACCTACCTTCCAAAGCTGAAAGTCTTGAGCCTCCGTTGCTCAAAAGTGACAATGGGTGCCCTGCTATGTGTTCTTAACTCGATGGAACATCTTGAGGTTCTCAATATTTCCCACTGCTTGCTGTTTGAGATCGCGACGAATGGGCGGAGGCAAGTGATTCATGAGCTAGATAACAACACTCTTGAGAGAGCTTCCCAGTTGCGGGAGTTCCACCACTGCCAGAGCAGACAATGCGTCGCATGTCAGCGGATGATGCTGGATGATGGTATCTTGCGGTGGTACAGATATGAGGATTGGTTTTGGCGGCGGGATGAGGTGAGCTCGCTTGATCTGAAGGACTATGGGAGGCTGTTTGGTGCACAGTGTGAGATGTTGACATCGGTTGATTAG